From the genome of Amycolatopsis sp. NBC_01488, one region includes:
- a CDS encoding TetR/AcrR family transcriptional regulator codes for MPKPSDTKQRILDVARDLFTTQGVQRTSLQDIADRLGITKPALYYHFPSRDDLVRSIVAPMLDDGEQFLLAQEARGDAPVRELIEGFFDFNYRHRADVIMLLAELPTLADLGLIDQALGWRTRLTALICGPAPTLERQARAILALGGLQDVCMQFPDAPVEQLKAAAVAGALDALGG; via the coding sequence GTGCCGAAACCCTCCGACACCAAGCAGCGCATCCTCGACGTCGCGCGCGACCTCTTCACCACCCAGGGCGTGCAGCGCACCAGCCTCCAGGACATCGCCGACCGCCTGGGCATCACCAAACCCGCGCTCTACTACCACTTCCCGTCGCGCGACGACCTCGTCCGCAGCATCGTCGCGCCCATGCTCGACGACGGCGAACAGTTCCTCCTCGCCCAGGAAGCCCGCGGCGACGCGCCGGTCCGGGAGCTGATCGAGGGCTTCTTCGACTTCAACTACCGCCACCGCGCGGACGTGATCATGCTGCTGGCCGAGCTGCCGACGCTGGCCGACCTCGGCCTCATCGACCAGGCGCTGGGCTGGCGCACCCGGCTCACCGCGCTGATCTGCGGCCCTGCGCCGACCCTCGAGCGGCAGGCTCGGGCCATCCTCGCGCTCGGCGGCCTGCAGGACGTCTGCATGCAGTTCCCCGATGCCCCGGTCGAACAGCTGAAAGCGGCGGCGGTCGCCGGAGCTCTCGACGCACTCGGCGGCTAA
- a CDS encoding acyl-CoA dehydrogenase family protein, protein MPATHEVTNQVPPFTGHDTADDPALLAGLERADAGWASDELHELGRLAGSEQAQEWGRVVNENEPVLRTHDRYGHRIDEVEFHPYWHELMTVAVSHGLHGTPWRDPRAGAHAARAAKFYVWGQVEAGHSCPISMTYAAIPALRANPELAARYEPLLAATEYDFGLREPGTKRGLIAGMSMTEKQGGSDVRANTTTATPSAEGSYTLVGHKWFTSAPMSDMFLTLAQAPGGLSCFLLPRVLPDGSRNPIRLQRLKDKLGNRSNASSEIEYDNAVGWLVGEEGRGVRTIIEMVNNTRLDCTLGSASGMRLGAVRAVHHATHRHAFGKALVDQPLMANVLADLVVESEAATTVAMRLAAAGDRRDDAQEQAFRRLGLAVSKYWVCKRAPMHAAEALECFGGNGYVEESGMPRLYREAPLSSIWEGSGNVAALDALRAMGKQPESVAAFFAEVEQAAGGDARLDDAVDRVRKELTDLDAIEYRARRVVEAMALVLQGSLLVRQGHPAVADAFCASRFGGDWGIAFGTLPAGVDTGAIIERAAVR, encoded by the coding sequence ATGCCCGCCACGCATGAGGTCACCAACCAGGTCCCGCCGTTCACCGGCCACGACACTGCCGACGACCCCGCGCTGCTGGCCGGGCTGGAGCGGGCCGACGCCGGGTGGGCGTCGGACGAGCTGCACGAGCTGGGCCGGCTGGCCGGCAGCGAGCAGGCCCAGGAGTGGGGCCGGGTGGTCAACGAGAACGAGCCGGTGCTGCGCACGCACGACCGGTACGGCCACCGGATCGACGAGGTCGAGTTTCACCCGTACTGGCACGAGCTGATGACCGTCGCGGTGTCGCACGGGCTGCACGGCACGCCGTGGCGGGACCCGCGTGCGGGTGCGCACGCGGCCCGGGCGGCGAAGTTCTACGTCTGGGGGCAGGTCGAGGCCGGGCACAGCTGCCCGATCTCGATGACCTACGCCGCGATCCCGGCGTTGCGGGCCAACCCGGAGCTGGCCGCGCGGTACGAGCCGCTGCTGGCCGCGACCGAGTACGACTTCGGGCTGCGCGAGCCGGGCACCAAGCGCGGCCTGATCGCGGGCATGTCGATGACCGAGAAGCAGGGCGGTTCCGACGTCCGCGCCAACACCACGACCGCGACGCCGAGTGCCGAGGGCAGCTACACCCTCGTCGGGCACAAGTGGTTCACCTCGGCGCCGATGTCGGACATGTTCCTGACGCTGGCCCAGGCGCCCGGCGGGCTCTCGTGCTTCCTGCTCCCCCGCGTCCTGCCCGACGGCTCGCGCAACCCGATCCGGCTGCAGCGGCTGAAGGACAAGCTGGGCAACCGGTCCAACGCGTCGTCGGAGATCGAATACGACAATGCCGTCGGCTGGCTCGTCGGTGAGGAGGGCCGTGGGGTCCGCACCATCATCGAGATGGTCAACAACACCCGGCTGGACTGCACGCTCGGCAGCGCGTCCGGGATGCGGCTGGGTGCGGTGCGTGCGGTGCACCACGCGACGCACCGGCACGCGTTCGGCAAGGCCCTGGTCGACCAGCCGCTGATGGCGAACGTGCTCGCGGATCTCGTGGTCGAGTCCGAGGCGGCGACGACGGTGGCGATGCGGCTGGCCGCGGCGGGCGATCGGCGCGACGACGCGCAGGAGCAGGCGTTCCGGCGGCTCGGGCTCGCGGTGTCGAAGTACTGGGTGTGCAAGCGGGCGCCGATGCACGCGGCGGAGGCGCTGGAATGCTTCGGCGGCAACGGGTACGTCGAGGAGTCGGGCATGCCGCGGCTCTACCGCGAGGCTCCGCTGTCGTCGATCTGGGAGGGCTCGGGCAACGTCGCCGCGCTGGACGCGTTGCGCGCCATGGGCAAGCAGCCGGAGTCGGTCGCGGCGTTCTTCGCCGAGGTCGAGCAGGCGGCCGGCGGCGACGCGCGGCTCGACGACGCCGTGGACCGGGTCCGCAAGGAGCTGACCGACCTCGACGCGATCGAGTACCGGGCGCGGCGGGTGGTCGAGGCGATGGCGCTGGTGCTGCAGGGGTCGCTGCTGGTGCGCCAAGGGCACCCGGCGGTGGCGGACGCGTTCTGCGCGTCCCGGTTCGGCGGCGACTGGGGCATCGCGTTCGGCACGCTCCCGGCCGGGGTCGACACCGGCGCGATCATCGAGCGCGCCGCTGTCCGTTAG
- a CDS encoding TetR/AcrR family transcriptional regulator produces MPYRRTPKVQERLDAQRATIVAAATEQLAEHGYSGCSVAAVAERAGVAVGSVYQHFPTKADLVVHVFRQVVTREVEAVRAASAQPGEPADRVLAVFETFAQRALKAPRQAYALLAEPVDARIDAERLEFRRAFTDVVAEHVAAGVKAGALPPQDGRLTAAALVGAAAEVLIGPLTSGNAGDVAELRTFFVRALGGSDARHA; encoded by the coding sequence GTGCCCTACCGCCGCACCCCGAAGGTCCAGGAACGGCTCGACGCCCAGCGCGCGACGATCGTCGCCGCCGCGACCGAGCAGCTGGCCGAACACGGCTACAGCGGCTGTTCCGTCGCGGCCGTCGCCGAGCGGGCCGGCGTCGCCGTCGGGAGCGTCTACCAGCACTTCCCCACCAAGGCCGACCTGGTCGTGCACGTGTTCCGGCAGGTCGTGACGCGGGAGGTCGAGGCCGTCCGGGCCGCGTCCGCGCAGCCCGGCGAGCCCGCTGACCGGGTTCTTGCCGTGTTCGAGACGTTCGCCCAGCGCGCGCTCAAGGCGCCGCGTCAGGCGTACGCCCTGCTCGCCGAACCGGTCGACGCGCGGATCGACGCCGAACGGCTCGAATTCCGGCGCGCGTTCACCGACGTCGTCGCCGAGCACGTCGCGGCCGGTGTCAAAGCAGGCGCGCTGCCGCCGCAGGACGGCCGGCTCACCGCCGCCGCCCTGGTGGGCGCGGCCGCCGAAGTCCTGATCGGCCCGTTGACCAGCGGTAACGCCGGCGACGTCGCCGAGCTCCGCACGTTCTTCGTCCGCGCTCTAGGAGGTTCCGATGCCCGCCACGCATGA
- a CDS encoding helix-turn-helix domain-containing protein, translating to MTDPLTARLAATVHGARTSQGLSAAALAETSGVSRAMIGKIERGDVQPTAALLAKLSAALGMTLSELIARAEGDERRLVRAAEQPVWVDPGTGYRRRAVSPAAGRPLELVEIELPAGAEVPLLASAFLHQQIWVLEGHLRLREGAEVHELAAGDCLQLGTAPERVFANPGALPCRYLVALVPRAT from the coding sequence ATGACCGATCCCCTGACCGCTCGCCTGGCCGCCACCGTGCACGGGGCGAGGACGTCCCAAGGTCTCTCGGCGGCTGCGCTGGCCGAGACGTCCGGGGTGTCGCGCGCGATGATCGGCAAGATCGAGCGGGGTGACGTCCAGCCGACGGCGGCGTTGCTGGCGAAGCTGTCGGCGGCGCTGGGGATGACGTTGTCCGAGCTGATCGCGCGGGCCGAAGGCGACGAGCGACGGCTGGTACGTGCGGCGGAGCAGCCGGTGTGGGTGGATCCGGGTACCGGGTACCGGCGGCGCGCGGTCTCCCCCGCCGCCGGGCGGCCGCTGGAGCTGGTCGAGATCGAGCTGCCCGCGGGTGCGGAGGTGCCGTTGCTCGCGAGTGCGTTCCTGCACCAGCAGATCTGGGTGCTGGAGGGGCACCTGCGGCTCCGGGAGGGGGCCGAGGTGCACGAGCTGGCCGCCGGAGACTGCCTGCAGCTGGGGACGGCGCCGGAGCGGGTGTTCGCGAACCCGGGGGCGCTCCCCTGCCGATACTTGGTGGCGCTGGTGCCGCGGGCCACCTGA
- a CDS encoding GNAT family N-acetyltransferase, whose amino-acid sequence MLIRDATHGDAAACAALYAPYVTDTVISFEDEPPSTAEMTRRIADAHAWFVLEDAGRVAGYAYAHRFAERAAYQWSCETSIYLERGRRRTGAGRALYETLFERLRDNGFCRAFAGMTLPNDASAGLHRALGFEPAGIYRRVGWKHGAWRDVAWVQKDLRATDGCTSPPVPLT is encoded by the coding sequence ATGCTGATCCGAGACGCCACCCACGGAGACGCGGCCGCCTGCGCCGCCCTCTACGCCCCCTACGTCACCGACACCGTCATCTCCTTCGAGGACGAACCACCGTCCACCGCCGAAATGACCCGCCGGATCGCCGACGCGCACGCCTGGTTCGTCCTCGAAGACGCCGGCCGCGTCGCCGGTTACGCCTACGCCCACCGCTTCGCCGAACGCGCCGCCTACCAGTGGTCCTGCGAGACGAGCATCTACCTCGAACGCGGCCGCCGCCGCACCGGCGCCGGCCGCGCCCTGTACGAAACGCTCTTCGAACGACTGCGGGACAACGGCTTCTGCCGCGCCTTCGCCGGGATGACCCTCCCCAACGACGCCAGCGCCGGCCTGCACCGCGCACTCGGGTTCGAACCCGCAGGCATCTACCGCCGGGTCGGCTGGAAACACGGCGCGTGGCGCGACGTCGCCTGGGTCCAGAAGGACCTTCGCGCAACCGATGGTTGCACTTCTCCGCCGGTGCCGCTAACGTGA
- a CDS encoding SRPBCC domain-containing protein has protein sequence MDYGTLDREIHIEATPEVVFDVVSSPEHLREWWPDEADYPVEPGGQGRIGFGGHRVGFTVVDAVPPKHFSFRWTHAEGETAAPGNSFLVVFELEPTTTGTRLRMTETGFRERGWDEAKIAAEYADHVSGWDHFLPRLPACAAKVGVTR, from the coding sequence ATGGACTACGGAACGCTCGACCGCGAAATCCACATCGAAGCCACCCCCGAAGTCGTCTTCGACGTCGTGAGCAGCCCCGAACACCTCCGCGAATGGTGGCCCGACGAAGCCGACTACCCGGTCGAACCCGGGGGACAAGGCCGCATCGGCTTCGGCGGCCACCGGGTCGGCTTCACCGTCGTCGACGCCGTCCCCCCGAAACACTTCTCCTTCCGCTGGACCCACGCCGAGGGGGAGACCGCCGCCCCCGGCAACTCGTTCCTCGTCGTCTTCGAACTCGAGCCCACCACCACCGGCACCCGCCTCCGGATGACCGAAACCGGCTTCCGCGAACGCGGCTGGGACGAAGCCAAGATCGCCGCCGAGTACGCCGACCACGTCAGCGGCTGGGACCACTTCCTGCCCCGCCTGCCCGCCTGCGCCGCCAAGGTGGGAGTCACCCGGTGA
- a CDS encoding ArsR/SmtB family transcription factor, with translation MSTAVDDDLWSAVGDPTRRRLLDLLLGAGSATATSLSEHLPVTRQAVAKHLTVLDRVGLVHATATGREKQYRVDEAQLARAVAQLADVGAAWDARLRRIKHLAETIQKNR, from the coding sequence GTGAGCACCGCCGTGGACGACGACCTCTGGTCGGCCGTCGGCGACCCCACCCGCCGCCGCCTGCTCGACCTGCTCCTCGGCGCGGGGAGCGCCACCGCGACCAGCCTGAGCGAACACCTCCCGGTGACCCGCCAAGCCGTCGCGAAGCACCTCACCGTCCTCGACCGCGTCGGCCTCGTCCACGCCACGGCCACCGGCCGCGAGAAGCAGTACCGCGTCGACGAAGCCCAGCTCGCCCGCGCCGTCGCCCAGCTCGCCGACGTCGGCGCCGCCTGGGACGCCCGGCTGCGCCGCATCAAGCACCTCGCCGAAACCATCCAGAAGAACCGGTAG
- a CDS encoding SRPBCC family protein yields the protein MDILHRIGIEKSSPDQVYEALTTLDGLSGWWTKKTVGDTDLGGVIAFRFIPGGFDMKVTELDPGRLVRWEVVDGPPEWIGTTIHWDVEQRGDHTIVLFKHEGWREAGEFMHHCSTKWAIYLMSLKQLLETGEGAPAPRDVMISDWH from the coding sequence ATGGACATCCTGCACCGCATCGGCATCGAGAAGTCCTCGCCGGATCAGGTCTACGAGGCGCTCACCACCCTCGACGGCCTCTCCGGGTGGTGGACCAAGAAGACCGTGGGGGACACCGACCTCGGCGGCGTGATCGCGTTCCGGTTCATCCCCGGCGGCTTCGACATGAAGGTCACCGAGCTCGACCCGGGCCGGCTCGTCCGCTGGGAGGTCGTCGACGGCCCGCCGGAGTGGATCGGCACGACGATCCACTGGGACGTCGAGCAGCGCGGCGACCACACGATCGTCCTGTTCAAGCACGAAGGCTGGCGCGAGGCCGGCGAGTTCATGCACCACTGCAGCACGAAGTGGGCCATCTACCTGATGAGCCTCAAGCAGCTGCTGGAGACCGGAGAGGGCGCCCCGGCACCGCGGGACGTCATGATCAGCGACTGGCACTGA
- a CDS encoding tyrosine-type recombinase/integrase: protein MLYKIHMKVSEAQQAFFAARRPRKDSPHTTDAYRRDLAGITTLLVSELGRPVEDLDVADLTGPALRSVFGVFADGHAKSSVLRAWSTWNQFLTFCVADGLLEGNPMGAVARPRTPALTPKPLRGEETPEQLLSAAAAGSRRARDPWPERDVLVIALGLVAGLRAAEMRALTARSLVGRAGELRLHVKGKGSRDRSIPVQPVLAELIERYRASCRVRFPSVRFSPGSPLLLDRSGEPIGRGALEYLVKSCYRGAGLHDRVPAGANLHALRHTFATRLAEDGATASEIMALLGHASLATSQNYIEATGREQRAAAASNRTYRALDGLG from the coding sequence GTGCTGTACAAGATCCACATGAAGGTTTCCGAGGCCCAGCAAGCCTTCTTCGCGGCCAGACGGCCCCGCAAGGACTCTCCGCACACCACCGACGCCTACCGCCGCGACCTCGCCGGGATCACCACTCTCCTGGTTTCGGAGCTCGGCCGCCCTGTCGAGGATCTCGACGTCGCCGACCTGACCGGACCGGCGCTGCGGTCGGTGTTCGGCGTGTTCGCCGACGGGCACGCGAAGAGCTCGGTGCTGCGGGCCTGGTCGACGTGGAACCAGTTCTTGACGTTCTGCGTGGCGGACGGGCTGCTCGAGGGCAACCCGATGGGTGCGGTGGCGCGCCCGCGGACGCCGGCGTTGACGCCGAAGCCGTTGCGGGGTGAGGAAACCCCGGAGCAGCTGCTGTCGGCGGCGGCCGCGGGTTCGCGGCGCGCGCGGGATCCGTGGCCGGAGCGGGACGTGCTGGTGATCGCGCTGGGGCTGGTGGCGGGGTTGCGGGCGGCGGAGATGCGGGCGCTGACGGCGCGGTCGCTGGTGGGGCGTGCGGGTGAGCTGCGGTTGCACGTGAAGGGGAAGGGCAGCCGGGACCGGTCGATCCCGGTGCAGCCGGTGCTGGCGGAGCTGATCGAGCGGTATCGGGCGTCGTGCCGGGTGCGGTTCCCGAGCGTGCGGTTCTCCCCTGGTTCGCCGTTGCTGCTGGATCGGTCGGGTGAGCCGATCGGGCGGGGTGCGCTGGAGTACCTGGTGAAGTCGTGTTATCGCGGTGCGGGGTTGCACGACCGGGTGCCGGCGGGGGCGAACCTGCACGCGTTGCGGCACACGTTCGCGACGCGGTTGGCGGAGGACGGGGCGACGGCGTCGGAGATCATGGCGTTGCTGGGGCACGCGAGCTTGGCGACGAGCCAGAACTACATCGAGGCGACGGGCCGGGAGCAGCGTGCGGCGGCGGCGAGCAACCGGACGTACCGGGCGTTGGACGGCTTGGGTTGA
- a CDS encoding glycerophosphodiester phosphodiesterase — protein sequence MQASFPYLADPVPRAFAHRGWHLDELDGLENSLPAFQRACAEGYRYLETDVHATADGVVVVHHDASLDRTTDGSGPIATQKWEQLKNVKIGGKAPLSRLEDLLEELPNARFNVDVKADRAVEPFVEVLERTQAHDRVAAAAFSDARLVRLRKLAGPKLVTAMGPRSAFALWARGKLPLLPLGRLVLGAMAQVPVRQGALRVVDKAFLSIAGRSGIEVHAWTIDDPAEMRMLLDLGVHGIVTDRPDLLREVLIERGKWQRSQEL from the coding sequence ATGCAGGCGTCGTTTCCGTACCTGGCCGATCCGGTTCCCCGTGCGTTCGCGCACCGGGGGTGGCACCTCGACGAACTCGACGGGCTCGAGAATTCGCTGCCGGCGTTCCAGCGGGCGTGCGCGGAGGGGTACCGGTACCTGGAGACGGACGTGCACGCGACCGCGGACGGTGTGGTGGTGGTGCACCACGACGCGAGCTTGGATCGGACGACCGACGGGTCGGGGCCGATTGCGACGCAGAAGTGGGAGCAGCTGAAGAACGTCAAGATCGGGGGGAAGGCTCCGCTGTCGCGGCTGGAGGATCTGCTGGAGGAGCTGCCGAACGCGCGGTTCAACGTCGATGTGAAGGCCGATCGGGCGGTGGAGCCGTTCGTCGAGGTGCTGGAGCGGACGCAGGCGCACGATCGGGTGGCGGCGGCGGCGTTTTCGGACGCGCGGCTGGTGCGGTTGCGGAAGCTGGCGGGGCCGAAGCTGGTGACGGCGATGGGGCCGCGGTCGGCGTTCGCGTTGTGGGCGCGGGGGAAGCTGCCGCTGTTGCCCCTCGGGCGGCTGGTGCTGGGGGCGATGGCGCAGGTGCCGGTGCGTCAGGGTGCGCTGCGGGTGGTGGACAAGGCGTTCCTGTCGATCGCCGGGCGCTCGGGCATCGAGGTGCACGCGTGGACGATCGACGATCCGGCGGAGATGCGGATGTTGCTGGACCTGGGGGTGCACGGGATCGTGACGGATCGGCCGGATCTGTTGCGCGAGGTGCTGATCGAGCGGGGCAAGTGGCAGCGGTCGCAGGAGCTGTGA
- a CDS encoding transglycosylase family protein: MIQNRRRTAARILLLALAALGLQLTVPAIASADPTSSAWTKLRMCESSGRYATNTGNGYYGAYQFDLPTWRSVGGTGRPDQAAPAEQDYRALYLYRMRGWQPWQCAGLLKLTGDADARSKRVPTYAESAYIGGGDLPTPPPGPGGPKPAWPGVVYSYGDCAAPLKAFQLRMNAFGYGFTGTGCYYDKTRTAVLDLQRSNGIKDSGLLGPKTWDAAWNGKAPR; the protein is encoded by the coding sequence ATGATCCAGAACCGGAGACGCACCGCCGCGAGAATCCTCCTTCTCGCCCTCGCCGCCCTGGGTCTGCAGCTCACCGTCCCCGCCATCGCCTCCGCGGATCCCACCTCGAGCGCCTGGACCAAGCTCCGCATGTGCGAGTCGAGCGGCCGCTACGCCACCAACACCGGCAACGGCTACTACGGCGCCTACCAGTTCGACCTGCCCACCTGGCGCAGCGTCGGCGGCACCGGCCGCCCCGACCAGGCCGCCCCCGCCGAACAGGACTACCGCGCCCTCTACCTCTACCGCATGCGCGGCTGGCAACCCTGGCAGTGCGCCGGCCTGCTCAAGCTCACCGGCGACGCCGACGCCCGCAGCAAGCGCGTCCCCACCTACGCCGAATCCGCCTACATCGGCGGGGGAGACCTGCCCACCCCGCCACCGGGACCCGGCGGCCCCAAGCCCGCCTGGCCCGGCGTCGTCTACTCCTACGGCGACTGCGCCGCCCCGCTCAAGGCCTTCCAGCTCCGCATGAACGCCTTCGGCTACGGCTTCACCGGCACCGGCTGCTACTACGACAAGACCCGCACCGCCGTCCTCGACCTCCAGCGCTCCAACGGCATCAAGGACAGCGGCCTGCTCGGCCCCAAGACCTGGGACGCCGCCTGGAACGGCAAAGCACCCCGCTGA
- a CDS encoding MFS transporter has protein sequence MTLAGTRSTKRERWGWYFYDWANSPFYSSTTTVFGALSMSSIAAADAKSNITLNGDHACVNAAGAADTLHNCDVTLFGLQFPAGSVWGYLLSVATVVQVLVLPIAGAVADRSHHKRRILGGFAFLGAAAAAAMFFLAGSDWQLGVVLFVVANIGYGGSLVVYYSFLVDIGGPDERDDISAKGWAFGYLGGGLALALQLGFYLGHDAFGVSKGMAVQICFLTSGLWWALFTFPAVRALPRRHTPVDVVPGRSVLRAGFAELWQTVRAARAYPLTLAFLGSYLVFTDGINTVVTVSAQYGKDELGFGDSVLIVTILVIQFVAYLGGTLHGLVARRIGAKRTILGSLVVWVVVLAGAYFVQPKQLVQFLAVAVGIGLVLGGTNALSRSLFSQLIPAGKDAQYYSLYVVGERGTSWLGPLLFAGVGQATGSFRLAIIALVVFFAAGLVLVWLVPVRRAIVAAGNTPPEVL, from the coding sequence ATGACGCTGGCCGGGACGCGTTCGACCAAGCGCGAGCGCTGGGGCTGGTATTTCTACGACTGGGCGAATTCGCCGTTCTATTCGTCGACGACGACGGTGTTCGGCGCCCTTTCGATGAGCTCGATCGCGGCGGCGGACGCGAAGTCGAACATCACCCTTAACGGGGACCACGCGTGCGTGAACGCGGCCGGCGCGGCGGACACGTTGCACAACTGCGACGTGACGTTGTTCGGGCTGCAGTTCCCGGCCGGTTCGGTGTGGGGGTACCTGCTGTCGGTGGCGACGGTGGTGCAGGTGCTGGTGCTGCCGATCGCCGGTGCGGTGGCCGACCGCAGCCACCACAAGCGCCGGATCCTGGGCGGGTTCGCGTTCCTCGGTGCGGCCGCGGCGGCGGCGATGTTCTTCCTGGCCGGTTCGGACTGGCAGCTGGGCGTGGTGCTGTTCGTCGTGGCCAACATCGGCTACGGCGGGTCGCTGGTCGTCTACTACTCGTTCCTGGTCGACATCGGCGGCCCGGACGAGCGGGACGACATCTCGGCGAAGGGCTGGGCGTTCGGGTACTTGGGTGGCGGGCTGGCGCTGGCGTTGCAGCTGGGGTTCTACCTCGGGCACGACGCGTTCGGCGTCAGCAAGGGCATGGCGGTGCAGATCTGCTTCCTGACCTCGGGGCTGTGGTGGGCGCTGTTCACGTTCCCCGCGGTGCGGGCGCTCCCCCGCAGGCACACGCCGGTCGACGTCGTGCCGGGGCGGTCGGTGCTGCGCGCGGGCTTCGCGGAGCTGTGGCAGACGGTCAGGGCGGCGAGGGCCTATCCGTTGACGCTGGCGTTCCTGGGCAGCTACCTGGTCTTCACCGATGGGATCAACACCGTGGTGACGGTGTCGGCGCAGTACGGCAAGGACGAGCTGGGCTTCGGCGACTCGGTGCTGATCGTGACGATCCTGGTGATCCAGTTCGTGGCGTACCTGGGCGGGACGCTGCACGGGCTGGTGGCGCGGCGGATCGGGGCGAAGCGGACGATCCTGGGGAGCCTGGTGGTGTGGGTGGTCGTGCTGGCCGGGGCGTACTTCGTGCAGCCGAAGCAGCTGGTGCAGTTCCTGGCGGTGGCGGTGGGGATCGGACTGGTGCTGGGCGGGACGAACGCGCTGTCGCGGTCGTTGTTCAGTCAGCTGATCCCGGCGGGCAAGGACGCGCAGTACTACTCGCTCTACGTCGTGGGTGAGCGCGGGACGTCGTGGCTGGGGCCGCTGCTGTTCGCGGGGGTCGGGCAGGCGACGGGGTCGTTCCGGCTGGCCATCATCGCGCTGGTGGTCTTCTTCGCGGCGGGTTTGGTGCTGGTGTGGCTGGTGCCGGTGCGGCGGGCGATCGTGGCGGCGGGCAACACGCCGCCGGAGGTGCTGTGA
- a CDS encoding thymidine kinase: MTLLNDRAGGPDPTDALSSVPAAGSRRGTPPVGRLKFCYGPMDCGKSTLALQIDHNHARQGRRGLVLVRHDRSGAPRISSRIGLSRQAVEVGEDTDVRDLVRQEWARGQHVDYVVVDEAQFLSPGQVDQLAELADEVEIDVYCFGIATDFRSRLFPGAARLFELADELQPVQVEVLCWCGLPGRFNARVLDGEVARAGDTVVVADTEQSVVESSASAGFEAENTTVRYQVLCRRHFRSGDLGPVTGRHGQLRLA; this comes from the coding sequence GTGACCTTGTTGAACGACCGGGCCGGCGGCCCCGACCCGACCGACGCCCTCTCGTCGGTGCCCGCGGCCGGTTCGCGCCGCGGGACGCCGCCGGTGGGCAGGCTGAAGTTCTGCTACGGGCCGATGGACTGCGGGAAGTCGACCCTGGCGCTGCAGATCGACCACAACCACGCGCGCCAGGGCCGGCGCGGCCTGGTGCTGGTGCGCCACGACCGGTCGGGCGCGCCGCGGATCTCGAGCCGGATCGGGCTGAGCCGGCAGGCGGTCGAGGTCGGCGAGGACACCGACGTGCGGGACCTGGTGCGGCAGGAGTGGGCGCGGGGGCAGCACGTGGACTACGTGGTCGTGGACGAGGCGCAGTTCCTCTCCCCCGGGCAGGTCGACCAGCTGGCGGAGCTGGCCGACGAGGTCGAGATCGACGTGTACTGCTTCGGCATCGCGACGGACTTCCGGAGCCGGCTGTTCCCGGGTGCCGCTCGCCTGTTCGAACTGGCGGACGAGCTGCAGCCGGTCCAGGTGGAGGTTTTGTGCTGGTGCGGGCTGCCCGGGCGGTTCAACGCGCGGGTGCTCGACGGCGAGGTGGCGCGTGCGGGCGACACCGTCGTGGTGGCAGATACCGAACAATCCGTAGTTGAATCTTCAGCTTCGGCCGGTTTTGAGGCCGAAAACACTACTGTGCGTTATCAGGTATTGTGTCGCCGCCACTTTCGATCGGGTGACTTGGGGCCCGTTACTGGTCGTCACGGTCAGTTACGGTTGGCCTGA
- a CDS encoding RNA polymerase-binding protein RbpA, producing MADRVLRGSRLGAVSYETDRNHDLAPRRTVRYACPKNHEFEVPFSDDAEIPTVWECRLHGSESEIVDGGQPEQKKVKPPRTHWDMLLERRTIPELEDLLNERLAELKGRRTSRSA from the coding sequence ATGGCCGACCGTGTTCTTCGTGGAAGCCGGCTGGGAGCGGTCAGCTACGAGACCGACCGCAACCACGACCTCGCCCCACGCCGCACTGTGCGTTACGCCTGCCCGAAGAACCACGAGTTCGAGGTGCCGTTCTCCGACGACGCCGAGATCCCGACGGTCTGGGAGTGCCGCCTGCACGGCAGCGAATCGGAGATCGTGGACGGCGGGCAGCCCGAGCAGAAGAAGGTCAAGCCGCCGCGCACCCACTGGGACATGCTGCTCGAGCGGCGCACGATCCCCGAGCTCGAGGACCTGTTGAACGAACGTCTCGCCGAGCTGAAGGGCCGGCGGACCTCCCGGTCCGCGTAA